Below is a genomic region from Triticum dicoccoides isolate Atlit2015 ecotype Zavitan chromosome 5A, WEW_v2.0, whole genome shotgun sequence.
tcacttggcgacggttccatatgtcgtcgcggaaaggggttaaaaatcgtttgtttaggaccgacgcacaccagtgcactatgttctaagattgatgttgctatgactttgccatgcttaatgcttgtcactttgggcccgggagccatgatttcagatctgaaccgtttatgtcatCACCATTATAtaaatgttctagatccgatcttgcaagttatagtcacctactacgtgttatgatccagcaaccccggagtgacaatagtcgggaccactcccggtgatgatcgtagtttgaggagttcatgtattcatcatgtgttaatgctttgttccgattctctattaaaaggaggcattaatatcccttagtttccaataggaccctgctgccacgggagggtaggacaaaaaatgtcatgcaagttctttccataagcacgtatgactatttatggaatatatgcctacattatattgatgaactgaagctagtgccgtatcgccctaggttataactgtctcatgatgaatatcatccaacgagtcaccgatccaatgcctacgaatttatcttatattgttcttgctaagttactattgctatcattactgttgcacttgttacaaaactaCTGTTATCACTGTTGCCGTTACTGTTActgctgtcactattatcaaaactatcatattactttgctactgatcacgttgcCGCAGATGATTAATCTCCaggggttgaattgacaactcagctgctaataccttcaaatattctttggctccccttgtgtcgaatctatacatttgggttgaatactctaccctcgaaaactgttgcgatcccctatacttgtgggttatcaggccacACTAGTGGCATTGTTGTTGGTGGACGACATGGTGGTTTGGTGGAGGTGGATGAGCGTCGGGGTGCATTACTTACGTGGTTCTTTGGCTGGCCGACGGTGGCGCTATCCGCGGGCGTCTTTCCCTTCCCGAAGGCTCCGTCGCGGCTGCTCCGGTTTACTCCGAGTGAAAACTTGATCTTCTGGATCGGATGATGGCGGCACTCTGGTGTCGTGCCCTTCTTGGAGGCACCATCTTGGAGTCTTTGCTACATTGTAGGCCGGCCTCACTTCTTCATGGTGGCTAGCTCATAGTGAAGGTCGTCGGCCTCTCCAAGTGGTCttattgtttatctttagtatgctTTGTGGCGTTAGGGTGGTTCGGTGTTGTGCGGCACCCTTGTATCTTGCTTTGGGTGTGTGTGTTCTGTGTGTCGGTGCCATGTGTTGGGTGGTTGGTTGTATGCATgatcgttgctttatatataaagtagggcgaaagccttttttgaCAAAGCGTTGAACCAAAGACTGTATCCATCAGTAGCAGTGAAGCTTGATGTTGTCCATGGCAAGATGCATGTTTGGGACCGTAAGGTTTTAAATGGCCCTCAGGCTCGCCTAAAGAAAGCCCAAAGGGAAGTTGATGGTATGATGCAAGCTCCCTACACAGAAGAGGTGAAACTCAAGCAGAAAGAATTGTCAATTTTCATTGAGAATTTGCTGGAGAAAGATGAAATTTATTGGGCACAGCGGGGTAGGGTGAACTAGTTATGGCATGGGGATTGAAACACGTCATCCTTTAGTCACTTTTTCTCGGCTAGGAGGAGGAAAAACAAGAAGTTGAAAGTAAATGACAACAGGTGGATTGAGGGTAATGATAACCTCAAGCCACTCATTTCAGATTATTTTGATAACAATCTGCTATGGGCCGTTAAGCCCTTAGTTACTCATGGTATGAACATGTTACTAAATGTGTTGTATTCAGGATAGGAGGTGCACAAGGCCCTATTCCAGATTGGCGATATGAAGACCCCGGGGCCGGACAGGTTGCACGcaattttcttcaaaagattttggcacattTTGGGAGATGATCTAACCAAAGAAGTTCTTGATGCCATGAATAATAAAAAAAATCCCGTGGGATGGAATGAACAAACATAGTTTTGATCCCTAAGGTGGAGAGCCCATAGGTAATAACCCAGTACAAACCAATCAATTTATGCAAGGTAGTGTACAAGATTATCTCCAAGATGCCGGCTAATAGACTGAAGAAAATTCTCCAAGATGTTGAATTGTTGGGCTATGTCACTCCACATGGAGGTGTGTTGGCAGCCCAACATCAGCCCCTAAGTTGTATCCAACGGTTGTGAATGCTTCCTGGTGAAGGGAGTAGAGAAGAAAACCCTAGCCAGTCCCCCCTGCCGTGCGGTGGCTGCCATTTTCGTGAGagtgagagaacacaagagaggaaCGCAACCTgtgagcgagaggaagaagaagaagtgaagGTTCTGTCCAGATTTGCTGCATCTGACTAGACAGTGTTCAAGCCGATAATTGGAGGCTCAAACATGCTTGGATTGACCCCAAACTTGATGATCCCAGTCCTTAATTTTAGTACTTCGATTTAGTTACCTGGTTTGAGGATTGGGTTGCATCAGATTTGAGGGTGGTTTTGTCAGCTCGAACTGCTGCAGTTTCAGAATAGAGTACTTTTGAGAGACGGACAATTTGGGTAGGAAAACAGTATCCGattgagctgacattttgaggggaTCTAGGAACTAGCGTGTCTACTTGTCTGTCAAATTTGGTGATAATTGGTTCAACGATTTAGAGCAGTTTGCAAAACACTGAATGGGACAGAAGCTGTGTAAACTCTACTTTGCTGAAATCTTGCCTCTTGTGGTTGCTGCTGTTGTTACCGGCTGGTAACGTGGAGAGTGTGTTGTAAATCCCTGTGGAGGTTTTAGAGAAGACCTTGTACTCATCATTCTTATAGTGAAGTTGTGTGGACTGGTCGGTCCACAACCGTGGTTTTTTACTCCTCAAGTTGAGGAGATTTTTTTCACGTTAAATCCTGTGTTACATGTGTATGTTGTTTGTGTTATTCCGTTGCTTACTTGTTGATTGAAATTATCCTCAAAGTTCACTACGGATTGGGTTATGTAGTGTGTATATTTATCATGTTGGTGAATTTGTGCAGCGCATTGCTACCGTCCAACCCCAACATGAACTCCCATTCTCCATTTTAATTCTACACATTTCTTTCCCCATCTCACTGGCAAGTAGGACTCGCGCATATATAGGGAGATGGCGTTGCCACTTAGGCATAAATAACAAGAAGCGAACGTCAGATTTGACGGAAATATATGAAAATATGCTGCTATTTAAGTTGTTTTACCATTTTTATAGGGTTTTATCACACTACGAATTTTATGTATAACGGGCTAATCAATCtgtagttggatggttagagggattaTAGtattcccagcccaccagggttcaagtcctgataCTCGCATTTATTCATgagtttatttcaggatttccggcgatacgcattcagtgggaggagacgttcccgtcaatgacgaggtgcctacgatgacttcgtaaatttcaagatgatatgcctacTCAGTCTTTCAgatgtgctcatagggatagggtgtccgtgtatgtgtgtgtgtatgagcgcttgcatctgtactgtgttCAAAACAGGTATAATTAACTCAAATTAGATCTTATTTTTTGAACATAGTAGAACGTGAATGCTCAAATACATGCATATACACTTATTACTATGTGCACATTCGAGATATTGAGCCAACACAATATTCTGAGATTGATAAAGTCGCCATAGCATTTGCATAGTTCTCTCACTAAACAAACATAGCCGAAAAGTCTGAAATAAGTTCAGGAAAATGCGAGCAACAACCGAAGTCTACGACTTAAACGCTGATAGGTTGATTCCACCACAAAGAACCTAATCAATCCTAAGTAATGAAGATCTCCTTTCCCCtcccaaaaaagaaaaacaaaaccctAACCATCTGAGCTTGCATATTTCGCAACCTtccatgtttttttttgttttgcctTACAACAGAACAGGTTTTTGCATGAACAATCAATCACTTGCACTCTACACAAACAAACAGAAAGCACGACAATCATCAAGGGTGGCGCGCATGCATGATGACAGGGATTTCCATGCCACAGTCAAGGCTCGAGAGCCGCAGCCTCTTTCTCGGAAAGCCATGACTGCAGGTGCAGGTGCAGGCCACGCATGGCGCGAAACCATTATCAACGCCTTTAGGTAGCGTAACCTCGAGTAAAGAAGAGCCATCCACCACTATCACCTTTTCTCCTAATTTAACCGGAAGAGCGAGGGCAAAAGTTACAACATAATGATGGTATGGAACGCGCTTTAATCTTCTTCCAACAGAAACAGTGGTGAGCAGAGCACGCTTTCAGGGCGGTGCTTGCAGCCAGCCATCATGGCCTTAATGATATGATTGAATGCGTGGGCAGTTATGTCTTGACAGATTTTCCATGACTGTACTGCCAGTAAGGTGCCTGCCAGTGGGTGAAAAAAAAAGGCCGGGAAAAGGACGGCAGCTGTGCTGCCTCATTAAAATATCGCTGGCGTGCATGGCAAATTCCGGCCGGTTTAACCAAACACGAAACGCACGTCAGTCCTCCACCAGTGCTACACTAAGCTACGGTGAAGATGTGATTGATGTCCCTCGCAAAAAAGGAAGAAGATGTGATTGATGTCATGGTGGAGAATCATACTCCAGACATAATGTTGCTGCCTCCACAAGCTTCTTTTCTCCTCAACTCTACAAGAAACAGGAATTATGGACTCTACAAGAAAGTGTTGGGTCCCAAATCATATCCTGCGATTGTGATGATCATCCCAAAAGATTCATAATAATGTCATTTTCTCTTTGGAAGGCTGCAACATGTTGCAGCAACAAAGGATGAAACTTACCCAAGCTTCTTCTTCAGCAAAACACAACACAACTGAGGGAAGGACAAGTTCACGCGTCATTGACATGAAAAATGACACTAGCTTAAAATATCAGTAACAGTCAAATATTAACTGAGAAAATTAAGATGGACGTAGCCGTAGGAGGCGAGCGCACGTACACGAGCAGATGCATCTCATGCTCTTGTCCTAATGTCCTTTGaatcaagcatgaggaaaattgaagatttttttttcgaaaagggatgAGGAAAATTGAAGATAACACGATCAAAGTCTCAATCTCTGGATAAGTGTGATGCTTCATTGTTTTAGAACTTTGCCCCCTATTTTCTTCAGCTCCATTACATTTAGTTCTGCTTTGCCTCACTTGCTAATGGAGCTTCTGTTGAAGAAAATTGTCAACAAGATTGCAGATAAAGGAATAAGATTAAGGCATTGAGATAGAGCTGGGATAGGAGAAAGGAACAAGGAAGGAGAAAGATTGGAACAAGAAGGTCACCTTGTTTCCCCACCGGCGACGGCGACCACCTTTGGCGTCGCCCATGACCGATCCCAGCCACCAAGCCGCAACAACGTCACCAATCTGAGCGGCGACGGCATCCATAAGACCGTCGTCGTCCCCATCAAGCGACACAAAATGAGGCCGCGCTGCCCGATCCACGACACACTTTCCTCCTACTATTACTGTTCCTACAGGACACATGGGCATCACCACCAATGCGTAATTTCCGCTGTTGATTACTTGTTTCAATGCTAGCATTCCTATGTTAGTAAAGGAGCAAGTGTGGCAAAGCTGTATTGCAGCATCTCAGAAGATGaacaatcaaagaagaagaagaagaagaagaagaagaagatatatTTCAGCAGAGGACCAGGAAACAACTAGGACCTCACTCGCTGCTCACACGCCTAAAATACACTAATAAATAAATATAACTTCAGTTCTCATCTGCTACTCTAGGCTCAATGTCCTTTAATAGGCCAACGATCTGCTGCATGGTTGGCCTCTTGGATGGCAGCTCGGCGGTGCAAAGGTAGGCGACCCTCAGTGCCTCGTCCATCTGCCTGTCCAGTCCCGTGTCGCGGATCTTGGGGTCGATGATGCTCGACCCTTGATTTGCCTTCACCATTGCCCTTGCCCAGCTCACCAGGCTTGCCTCCTTCTGGTCAGGGTACTCATCACCCAGTGGCTTCTTGCCGGTGATCAGCTCAAACAGCACGATGCCGAAGCTGTAAACGTCGGACTTCGACGTCGCCGTGGCGTTCTCTGGGTCGGAGAACTCCGGCGGCACATAGCCAGGGGAATGGTCGCCGTCTGTGCTTGTCCCGGCGATCATTGACAAGCCGAAATCAGACAACCTTGGCTCCATTGCATAGTCGAAATAGATGCTGCTTGCCTTCACATCCCGGTGGACGATCTGCGGAATGCAACCATGGTGGAGGAACGCCAGTGCCCTTGCAGCGCCTAGTGCGATTTTGTGTCGGAACCTCCATGCCGCAGTGCCCTCTGGGGTGATGTTTTCAGTGGCCACGCCACCATTGTTGTCCTCCCATGTGTCGGTGCTCCAGTCTTCGGTGGTCTGCAAGCCTAGTGGCAAATCATGCAGCAAGTTGTGCAGATTGCCATTCTCCATGTACTCATATATCGCGATTCTTTGGCTTCCTGCTAAGCAGTAACCAGTCAAAGGAACCAGATTGGAATGTTTGATCCGCCCCAGCCGCTCAAGCTCTCTGGCAGCATCCTCATCTGCCATTGCCGAACCATGGACCAGCACCTTCACAGCAACCTGGATTCCACCAGGGAGGAATCCTGTGTACACTGGCCCGAATCTCCCTTCTGCCAGCAAAGTTCCCCTGTCAAAGTTTGATGTGGCTGCCAAGAGGTCGGCGAACGTGAAGCTCAGCAATGGCTTCTCAAATATGACAACTGGAACGGATGTGGCAACCTTGACATCGGCAACCCAAGTTGTGGAATCAGTCTGGAACGCAAATGGCCCTGATGTGCCAGGCTCGTCTTTGAATGACGATGGCTGCTTATCAACGGGAAATGTGTCACCCCTCTTCTTCCTCGGCTTCCTGCACACAAGTGCCAAGCAAAGCAATGCAAGAACCGAGAAGAAGAGCGTGAGCACAATGGCCAGCGCCAACTTCATCCCCTTGCGGTGCCCCCCATTCTTCTTGATGCTGTCCGGGTTCACAGCAATCGGGCAGTCATTCCTGGACCTAGCAAAGGCGGCTGTAAACGCTTCCGGGGAGAGCTCGGAGGCGCAGACGGTGAGATTGTTGTACGAGAAGTTGAATCGATCCATTGACACCAATTTCTTGACCAGTGACACAGGGATCTCCCCAGTGAGGTTGTTCACCGACAGGTCCAGCACCCGCAGCGGCAAAGTGCTCAAGTCCGGCACCACCCCGCTGATATTGTTCCGTGACAAATCCAGCACATGTAAGCCAACCAACCGGGAAGACAACGCCCCAGGGATTCGCTCATGCAACCCAGTGCTTGACAGGTTGACATACTCCAATGAAGAAATCTCACCAATGGACGCCAGCAAATTGTTGGTGGACAACTGGTTGAATGCGAGATTCATGTGCCTCAGGTTCCGGAACCGGCCAGGGAGGCCGAATTCCCCGAGAAGCTCGTTGCTTGACAGGTCGAGGTACATGAGGGACGTACCAGAATACCCACTGCTAAAATTCAACCGCGAGAAGCGGTTGTTGCTAAGGTCTATGACCCCCAACTGCTCCTGGAACGCCCCGATAATGGAGCCGCGGAGCTGGTTGCCGGACAGGTTGAGGTAGGCCAGCGACCGCAGCGGCGACAAGTCAGGCAGGTACCCGTCCAGCGCATTGCCGGAGAGATCCATGGAGACGAGGCTCCCGCCGGCGCCCGGGACCTGGCCCTGGAACTGGTTGTGGCTGGCGTTGAGGACCTGCAGGCCGGCAATGGAGCCGAGCGCGGGGGGCAGCGCGCCGGAGAAGGCGTTGTGAGAGACGTCGAGCACCTGGAGGCGCGCGAAGTTGCCGACGTTGTTGGGGAGCGCGCCGCGGATGGCGTTGCGGGAGAGGTTGAGGCTCTGCAGCGACGCGCCCAGCTCCCAGAGGTCGTTGGGGAGCGCGGTGAGGCGGTTGGCGCTGAGATCCAGCGAGCGCAGCCTGGCGAGCTTCCCCACCGTGTCCTCCGGGATGGGGCCCGACAGGCCCATCCCGGCGGCGGCGAGCGCCAGCACCCGCCCCTCGCCGTCGCAGGACACCCCGGGCCAGGAGCAGACCGCGCCGGCGCCCGACGGCGGCGCCGCGAGGCCCATCTTGGCGTAGAAGCGCGCGACGAAGTAGGCGTCCGTGTTGggctcctgcgccgccgccgcgcagcaggccgccgccgccaccgccaagaagagCGAGGCGacgccgcacgcaccgccgcggcccATGGCGACGGCGAGAGGCGCACGCGCGcgtgctctctccctctctcgagtGTTTCTCTTGGCGCGTTCGTGGCTACTGCGGTGCCGGTGCGTGCTCGGGGAAGAGAGAGGAGGGGGGAGCAGAGCAGGGTAGGAGCGCGGCCATAAATCGTGGGGTGGTGAAGTGAGTAAATTGGGGAGTGAATTGTGGGAGGGGAGTTGATTGAGATGAGCTGCACAGCAACAGCACATCAACATACGCGGAGACAGGCAGACACATATTCATCAGACTGGTAACCAGGCACGTGCAGCGTCAATGGAAATGCAGGCGCCCCAAGATCGACCAGGTCGGCACAGCAAATGTCAACAAACGTTGCATCTGTTCTGAAGCATGCTGATCATATGATGTAGTAGTACAATTTAATCATTGTTGTGTTGTCACAAAACGAAGACTGTTTCATCCTGATTTGGTCAGGAAATAGTACTCTTCTAAAAGGAAATGGTCAGGAAAATCACATGAAGATGGAGTGCATGCCGTTGAAAATAAGGTTGAGCTCAACGATCGTCACACTTGTATTGGTCCTCTCAAGACAATGCATCTTTAAATTCACCACGCTGCGCGAGTTTGGATCTCACGCGATCAGTTGAGGTGTCCAATTGTGTAATTTTATCGGTGATTTTTGATTGGGCCATCCTGTCGAGGTGCCTTTGATCAGCGCAAGCCATTTTGATAATTAGAGCTAAGCTCCCTAGAAATGGCGCTCGCTGGGTGGGGATCGCGTGGTTCCCCGTTTGACAATGGTTACTTCGAGTTGGGTTGGGTACATTCTTCTCTAACTAGAAGCAGACGTGTATTGCCACGAAATCCAGGGTCCGTCCCAAGGGTGGCGGTTGGTTTCGGTCTCGCGTCCCTGGCGGCGATCTAGGGTTTCTAGTCCCCGCCGCCCCAGAACCCCGTCCCCGTCCAATCGATCCTCACAACCCTGTACACGTCGACGCCGTAGTCTCGTCCCGTCGGCGACCACCACCGTAACCCCCACCATAAGCCTTTCACGTGTGTGCTAGGGCACGCGATCGTACACCACTTCCCCCTAGTTTTCAGATCTGGTTCACGGAGCAGGAAGGTAGTATGGAgagggtcgaagggctgctgaaaaACTTGAACCTGTCGGAGCGGGAGAAGAAGGGTGTCAAGATCGGGTGGAGTGGATATGGCAAGGCTGGCCTAGTCGAGCCCCAAGCCCTCGCAAAGCTGCTGTCCGAAAAACCAGTGTTCGTGGAGGCTATGGCCGAAACCCTGGGCAAGATCTGGTGCCCAATCAAAGGAGTGGACTGTAAGGAGGTGGGGAAGAATATATTTTTGTTCACGTTTGGGCAGGAGTCGGGCAAGAGGATGGCTCTAGATAGCGGACCCTGGGAGTTCGGGAACGATTTGCTCGTGGTCGAAGAGTTTGTACCTGCGAAGAGGATCGAGGATTACACGTTCGAGACCATTCCTATATGGGTTCGCATTATGCACATGCCTTTAGGTCTGATGAATAGAGATGTTGGAGAAGCTATTGGGAAGGAGATCAGGGAAGTTCTTGATGTGGAAGCTAGAGCTGATGTTGTGGCAGTTGCGAGATACCTTCGTGTGAAAGTTAAGATGGGCATCAATCATCCGTTAATGAGGGGCATCAGGGTGGAGCAAGAGGTGGAGGGGGCTGGTCAGTCTAGGGATGTTGAGAAGACCTCCGCTCAGGAGGATGAAGACAAAAACTGGTGTCCGTTTGAATATGAATACCTCCCCGAGTTTTGCTATGTGTGTGGGATTCTGGGACATGAGGATAAGATGTGCAATGTCAAGCTGAAACGAGGGGAAAAGGCGCAGTTTGGGCCATGGCTGAGAGCCTATATGCCGAGGCAGAGTGGTGGAGGGGCCCGGGGAAGATGGGGTGAGGGGGGAGCTTATCGGAGTGGGCAGAATGCAGGAAGCAAAGGCATGGGTGTTTGGAGAGGGCGGTCCTCATCGGCAAGTGATGCGTCGTCCTGGCGTAGGAACATGAAGAGCTGGGGTGATCTCGCGGATGAGGAAGAGAAGGGGTAGGAGGTGACGAGCCATTTGAAAATTTCGAGTGATCATGGTCGGGGAGGGAGGGGTGAAGGGGGAGTCGTTAAACAACTCACGTTTAAGCCCAATGAGCAGAATAAACAAAGGGAGCGGGAAGGGGTGCAGGGGAGAGAACAACTCCAGGGGCTTATACAAAATGTGAGGGACCCAAAGAAGGGGCCCCAAGGCCCAAAAACAGGCCAGCGCACAGAGTCTGAGGCCATGTAGAAGGACAACACCATGCAGATCGATGTAAACACGTCCCTGGTACCCAGTAGGCAGGTGGATGGTGCAAGTCAGGAGATGCAGGAGGGTGGTGCGAAACCAGGCAAATATGCGGGTACCTTCAAGAGGAAAGGAAGAGAGCTGGGAAGGAATGCATCGGCACAAAGGATGGAGAACATATCTGGCCTTAAGAGAGCAGCCGAGGATGCTGAGATTGATGAGGACGGGGAAGCAAAAAGAGTGAAGCAAGTTGTGGTGTCTGTTGGTGGGGGTGGTGAGGAAGATGAGGATACTCAGAATGCGGGGCTGCCAGGACAGCCCTGCGGGGCCCAATGAAAATAATCGCTTGGAACTGCCGGGGTTTGGGGAACAGGCCGGCAGTTTGCGGTCTTCTGGATATCCAGAAGAGGGAGGACCCTGATATTATGTTCTTGTCGGAGACTAGGATGAATAAGGAGAGGATGAGTAGGTTTAGGGACTTATTAGGGCTACATCATATGGTGGCTCAAGATAATAAAGGCAAGAGCGGTGGATTAGCTTTGTTTTGGAGGAAAGGAATAAATGTGACCGTGAGGTGGATGGGTAGGATGCATATCGATGCTATTGTGGAGGAGAAGGATGGGTTCAAGTGGCGGTTGACTGGTTTGTATGGTGAGTCACACGCTGCTAAAAAGGTCGACACTTGGTGGCTGCTAAGGACTCTTCATCACCAAGTTCAAATGTCGTGGGTCTGTCTAGGTGATTTCAATGAAATCCTATTCAATCATGAGAAGCAAGGGGGGGGCTCGCTCCCATAGATGTATGCAAAACTTCCGGGAGGCCCTTGATTATTGTAATCTGCACGACCTCGGTTTTGAGGGTGATGTTTTTACATGGAGGAATAAAAATTACCGCGTTGAT
It encodes:
- the LOC119301315 gene encoding probable LRR receptor-like serine/threonine-protein kinase At2g24230 yields the protein MGRGGACGVASLFLAVAAAACCAAAAQEPNTDAYFVARFYAKMGLAAPPSGAGAVCSWPGVSCDGEGRVLALAAAGMGLSGPIPEDTVGKLARLRSLDLSANRLTALPNDLWELGASLQSLNLSRNAIRGALPNNVGNFARLQVLDVSHNAFSGALPPALGSIAGLQVLNASHNQFQGQVPGAGGSLVSMDLSGNALDGYLPDLSPLRSLAYLNLSGNQLRGSIIGAFQEQLGVIDLSNNRFSRLNFSSGYSGTSLMYLDLSSNELLGEFGLPGRFRNLRHMNLAFNQLSTNNLLASIGEISSLEYVNLSSTGLHERIPGALSSRLVGLHVLDLSRNNISGVVPDLSTLPLRVLDLSVNNLTGEIPVSLVKKLVSMDRFNFSYNNLTVCASELSPEAFTAAFARSRNDCPIAVNPDSIKKNGGHRKGMKLALAIVLTLFFSVLALLCLALVCRKPRKKRGDTFPVDKQPSSFKDEPGTSGPFAFQTDSTTWVADVKVATSVPVVIFEKPLLSFTFADLLAATSNFDRGTLLAEGRFGPVYTGFLPGGIQVAVKVLVHGSAMADEDAARELERLGRIKHSNLVPLTGYCLAGSQRIAIYEYMENGNLHNLLHDLPLGLQTTEDWSTDTWEDNNGGVATENITPEGTAAWRFRHKIALGAARALAFLHHGCIPQIVHRDVKASSIYFDYAMEPRLSDFGLSMIAGTSTDGDHSPGYVPPEFSDPENATATSKSDVYSFGIVLFELITGKKPLGDEYPDQKEASLVSWARAMVKANQGSSIIDPKIRDTGLDRQMDEALRVAYLCTAELPSKRPTMQQIVGLLKDIEPRVADEN